From a single Candidatus Defluviilinea gracilis genomic region:
- a CDS encoding decaprenyl-phosphate phosphoribosyltransferase gives MISALIKTMRPRQWTKNGFVFFALMFDKQLFLREPFLRTLEGFLLFCLASSAVYLINDIADVEADRKHPEKKHRPIASGKLPLHAARLAAIVLVAIALPLGYLLSPALAVILAVYLAINILYSRWLKHIPILDVFIVSSGFVLRVAAGVALITVERFSPWLYMITTLFSLYIGFGKRRAEMSLLETGAGSHRKVLDGYTLPLLDQLITIVSGTTIVTYSLYTFTAPNLPENHSMMLTIPFVVYGIFRYLQLIQTGHAAGAPDEVALKDRPLQVTVVLWVISVIAIFYRS, from the coding sequence ATGATTTCAGCGCTCATCAAAACCATGCGTCCGCGCCAATGGACGAAGAACGGCTTCGTATTTTTTGCCCTCATGTTCGACAAACAATTGTTCCTGCGCGAACCGTTCCTGCGGACGCTGGAAGGCTTCCTCTTGTTTTGCCTGGCGTCCAGCGCGGTGTATCTCATCAACGATATTGCCGACGTGGAAGCGGACCGTAAACACCCCGAAAAGAAACATCGCCCCATTGCCTCGGGCAAACTACCCTTGCACGCGGCGCGGCTCGCGGCAATTGTGTTGGTCGCCATTGCTCTTCCGTTGGGCTATCTCCTTTCGCCGGCGCTTGCGGTCATTCTGGCGGTTTATCTCGCCATTAATATTTTGTACTCGCGCTGGCTCAAGCATATTCCGATCCTGGATGTGTTCATTGTTTCCTCCGGGTTTGTCTTGCGCGTGGCGGCGGGCGTGGCGTTGATCACGGTCGAGCGCTTCTCGCCGTGGTTATACATGATTACCACGTTATTCTCTCTGTACATTGGTTTCGGCAAACGACGCGCCGAAATGAGCCTGCTTGAAACCGGCGCGGGCTCGCACCGCAAAGTGTTGGATGGCTACACCCTGCCGCTCCTCGACCAGTTGATCACCATTGTTTCAGGCACGACCATTGTCACCTATTCGCTGTACACATTCACCGCGCCGAACCTGCCCGAGAACCACAGCATGATGTTGACGATTCCTTTTGTGGTCTACGGTATCTTCCGCTATTTGCAATTGATCCAAACCGGTCACGCGGCGGGCGCGCCGGACGAAGTGGCGCTCAAAGACCGCCCTCTGCAGGTCACAGTCGTATTGTGGGTGATCTCTGTGATCGCCATTTTTTACCGATCGTGA